The Urbifossiella limnaea genome has a window encoding:
- a CDS encoding DUF417 family protein — MSVQNLAVWSWVPDRGGPEHGFPLLSGAGRLVVKDGMIAGAARVTMTDSAIAYLRQAARTPAVRRQVKAIAA; from the coding sequence ATGTCTGTACAGAATCTGGCCGTCTGGAGCTGGGTGCCCGACCGGGGCGGGCCGGAGCACGGGTTCCCACTCCTGTCCGGGGCCGGGCGGCTGGTGGTCAAGGACGGGATGATAGCGGGAGCCGCCCGGGTCACCATGACCGACTCCGCGATAGCATACCTGCGGCAGGCGGCGCGGACGCCAGCCGTGCGCCGGCAGGTGAAGGCGATCGCGGCGTGA
- a CDS encoding DUF5670 family protein, whose translation MFRYPLETIVLLFVLFWILGAFIVPFGGPFIHLILLLVLVVIVLRVLGGRRRL comes from the coding sequence ATGTTCCGCTACCCGCTCGAAACAATCGTCCTGCTCTTCGTCCTCTTCTGGATTCTCGGGGCGTTCATCGTCCCGTTCGGCGGACCCTTCATCCACCTCATCCTCCTCCTCGTCCTGGTGGTGATCGTGCTCCGCGTGCTCGGTGGCCGCCGGCGACTCTGA
- a CDS encoding WD40 repeat domain-containing protein, with the protein MPATNGTIHALVFSPDGTCLASGAHDGTAQLWNVGSGKSVGAQDKRKDKWAVVGVAFGPGWGELVLLTQGGKKATDNQFRVFRWDAVANTASLLGGAAGVRFSRRSVAASPRGVALAGHPGIDWYDCPTGKWAEEAFPDAGPCEGVAFDRDMRHLAVAGKPGEVLVYEVGVKKPSRRLKGGKVPATCVRFSPDGTRVLAGDEAGGVWVWDAATGKLVREGEGGPDEVLDITTLDNDEVVSAHGPGDGGVTLRRWSKAAVPAAEASLDGKLRAVAFSPDGRHVATGDLEGELTVWDLALLLADS; encoded by the coding sequence ATGCCCGCCACGAACGGCACGATTCACGCCCTCGTCTTCTCGCCGGACGGCACCTGCCTCGCGTCCGGCGCCCACGACGGCACGGCCCAACTCTGGAACGTCGGGTCCGGCAAAAGCGTGGGCGCCCAGGACAAGCGCAAAGACAAGTGGGCGGTCGTCGGGGTCGCGTTCGGGCCGGGATGGGGCGAGTTGGTCCTGCTGACGCAGGGCGGGAAGAAGGCTACCGACAACCAATTCAGAGTCTTCCGCTGGGACGCGGTTGCGAACACGGCGTCCTTGCTCGGGGGGGCAGCGGGTGTGCGGTTCTCCCGCAGATCCGTCGCCGCGTCGCCAAGAGGGGTCGCGCTCGCGGGCCATCCCGGGATCGACTGGTACGACTGCCCGACCGGGAAATGGGCCGAAGAAGCGTTCCCGGACGCCGGGCCGTGCGAGGGCGTGGCGTTCGACCGCGACATGCGGCATCTGGCGGTCGCGGGCAAGCCCGGCGAGGTGTTGGTGTACGAGGTCGGTGTGAAGAAGCCGTCCCGGCGTCTGAAGGGTGGGAAGGTTCCCGCGACGTGCGTCCGATTCTCGCCGGACGGGACGCGGGTGTTGGCGGGGGACGAGGCCGGCGGCGTTTGGGTGTGGGACGCCGCGACGGGAAAGCTGGTGCGGGAAGGGGAGGGCGGGCCGGACGAGGTACTTGACATCACGACCCTCGACAACGACGAAGTGGTGTCGGCGCACGGCCCGGGCGACGGTGGGGTCACGCTCCGGCGCTGGTCGAAGGCCGCAGTCCCGGCGGCCGAGGCGTCCCTGGACGGCAAGCTCCGGGCGGTCGCGTTCTCCCCGGACGGGCGGCACGTTGCGACCGGGGACTTGGAAGGCGAGCTCACCGTTTGGGACCTGGCGTTGCTCCTGGCCGACTCATAA